From the genome of Alicyclobacillus sp. SO9:
CATCCACTTTGTTGATAATTAGAAAGGCCGGAGTTTTGGTCTTTTTCAGTCGTTCAAGAATAGCCTTGTCGCCTGGATGGTTCGGTTCTGTAGCATCACATACAAACAGCACCAAGTCGACCTCGTTCAGGGTGGATTCGGCAGCCAGCACCATGTACTGCCCCAACTGATGCTTCGGTTCGTGAATACCTGGTGTATCAATGAACACAATCTGTACTTCATCTGTCGTCAATACGCCCCGGATACGATTTCGTGTTGTTTGCGGGCGATTAGACATAATTGCAACCTTTTGTCCGACCAAAGCATTTAGCAAGGTCGATTTCCCCACATTTGGTCTCCCAATCAATGCAGCAAACCCGGAGTGGTAAACCGATTTTTCACTCACCTAAATTTCCTCCCTTGCTCTTGTCACCATCTATTCCGTATTTCCTGTACTCTCTATATTGCCTCTCCGACAACACAATTGTCGTCAGCGTCGTACAGGCAATGACTACATTAATCAATGCCCCGCCCAGATGGCGGAGTGATAACATGCGAAACTGCCACGGCCACATCTGCACGAGGAACAAAATGCCAACCATGACGGCCGCAAAGGACGCAACCAAGGTTGCACCAGCGGCTGCATCTTTCGCCGCTTTGGCAAGGGGATGGTACTGCTGCCCAATCATTAAATCAACGGCATTTTCAATTGCAGTGTTCATCACTTCAGCAGCAATGACAAACGAACTGGCACCAATAACCATAACCACAGTAGACAGTGTCGGGCGCAACACAATCTCAAGTATGGATACCACTGTCAGCATCCACAAGTGAATTCTCATATTGCGCTCATGACATACTGTTCCCCAGATGCCCGCTAGCGCGAAGTGGGCAGCCTGGGGCCAGGTGGAATGGGTTCTACTCATAAATCAGTCTGACGTCCTCTGCTCTGCAGTTCGTCCAGCATCCGCCGAACGAGTAAGGCCTAAATCGGTAAGTACTTGTTCCTGAATTGCGAACATCTCTGTTTCATCTTCGACAGTCTGATGATCATATCCGACTAAATGCAGAAAACCGTGCACCAACAGGAAGGCAAGTTCCCGTTTCACACTGTGGCCGTATTCTTCTGCCTGCCTGAGTGCCGCAGGCCAGCTAATCACAATGTCTCCCAGCATCTGGGCAGCAGGTATGCCGACATCTACATCATTACCCTCCAGCATAGAAAATGAGAGCACATCTGTGGGGCGATTGACATCTCTGTAGTCCCGATTCAAAGTATGAATCTCTTCGTCAGACACCAAAGAGACTGAGACTTCACCAAACTGTTGAACGGACTCAGCCGCCGCGGATAGCACCTGCTCTACAAAAACACTATCAAAACCCGTATCTGCAGGAAGTGGATAGCGAACATCCAAATCTGCGGTTAAGGTTCCTTCACTCATTATTTCGCTACTTCCTTCCTTATCTTATCCATATCTGGATACTCAATCCGTGAGTGATATATACCTTTGAGCGTCTTCATGAAGGCACCCACCATCACATCCAGGTCTTGCAAGGTCAAATCGCATTCATCCAACTGACCATCTTCAAGTCTGTCCCGTATAATCTTCCGAATGACGCCCTCTACTCTGTTGGGTGTAGGCCGAGACATACTCCGCACAGCGGCTTCAACAGCGTCACAGATCATCACAATTGCATTTTCCCGGGTCTTTGGTTTCGGACCTGGATAACGGTAGTCATCCACCTTCACGGTACCGTTTTTGTCCTGTTCCCGAGCCTTGTTGTAGAAGTACCACAAAATTGTAGTCCCGTGGTGGGTCGCACAAACATCCCGAATCGGTTTCGGCAGTCCTGCCTCTTTCAGCATGGCCAGCCCGTCCGACACGTGAGAGGTAATAATTAAGTGACTCAAGCTGGGGGCTATTTTGTCATGCGGGTTTTCCTTTGTCATTTGATTCTCAACAAAGAACAGCGGCCGGCGCGTTTTCCCGACGTCGTGGTAATACGCACCTACGCGGCAAATAAGGGGATCGGCCCCGACAATCTCTGCAGCGGCTTCTGCCAAGTTCCCGACAATCAGACTGTGGTGATAGGTACCAGGCGCTTCCATCAGCACTTTTTTCAGCAACCGATGGTTTGGATTGGATAGTTCAAGTAAACGAATAGCCGTTAACAAACCAAACGCGCCCTCAAAAAACGGTAAAATGCCCATCGTCAGAACGGCACTGAAGATCCCGTTTAATGCACCGAGACCAAAGTGCAAAGAAAAGGTCTTCAGCCCGGAGCCTGCATCATTTTGCACAAGGTGCATCGAAGTAATTGCGAGCACGTTGACCATTGCCACGAGAAACCCGGCACGCATAAAGGTACCGCGGTGCATGACCTTAGCAACACCGTACGCACCCGTCAGAGAACCTACGAATCCAATCAAAGAAAACCAGTAGTTGTAATCCAGGGCCGCACCAAAGAACAGCGAAAGAAAGAACGAAGCCACAACGGCCAGTGATGAATCCATTAAGACGGTAATTAACATGGCTCCCACCGAGATGGGCGCCAAGTAGGCAATCCACTGCGGTCCGCCAGCATTGATGACACTTTTGACAATGGCGATTAAGACACCCATTAGCACGATAATAATAGCAAGCAGTAACAACATCAGATTATCCAAATTTCGTCGCGGTGACCGCCGTTCGATATAGGACGCCAGCAGTCCCTCGGAGAGAGCAACGAACAGCGCAAATCCGATGGCCATTCCATACCTTGGCTGGGTTCTGAGCAACCCGACATCTTTCAACCGATCGAGGACTCGCTGTGTAATCACACCGTTCTTCGAAACAATCAGTTGCCCTTGATGAATCATAATGTTCGACACAGACTGTGCAGCTGCTTGCCGTGCCTGATCGGTCTTTTTCTGTTGATAGACCATATTCGGTTTGAGCACGCTGACGACTAGGTTCTGCACCAGAACCCGATTTGCACGGTTCAAATCGTAATTACTCACAAGCTGCCTGTCCACCAGCAAGTTAGACTGAGCTGCAGACTGTTCATTAAAAGGGGCACCCAAGAGATTTGACACAATCTTGTCTGATACACTCTTGACTTGCGTAATTTCCCTGGGATTCATACTGGCCAGCGTCTTTAATGACGCAGTCGTCACCTGTCTTGGAGCTACTTGACCGAGTGCCTTGATTTTGTTGGCAGCCGACATGGATTTGGTAGAATCCACGGTCACTGCCTTCGCAAACAGCGTGTCCAAGCTCTTGACTGCATCTTTCTCAACATTGGGATCCATCGCGTACTGCTTTGCAACCTTGTTCTCCGCTGCTTGTTTTGCAGATTGGGTAGCTTGCGTATCAACAGCCGTCATTGGAGCTCGTACCGTTACCGGACTCGTCTGCCCAACTTCAAAGTTATAGCTTGGAGGCAATATGCTTCCAATTAACACCAAGTAGAGTGCCAATCCAAGCCCTACAAAAATACCGATTCGAATACGCCTGTTCAATCGGAATTTTTCATTATCTAAAAAATCGCGAATGGATTGGCCCCACTTGCGGAAATTCATCCTTCTATCCCCTTCAAATTTCCAATACACAACGTCACCAGCGTGGCAGCTTATCTATTTTCGGGCCCGTTGTCTGGTTTCCCCTCATATGCATCAATAATTCTCTGTACTAAGTGGTGACGCACGACATCATGTGCGGTGAAGTAATGAAAACCCACACCGGATACACCCGTTAAAACCTGTGCAGCATCAATGAGTCCGGACAACCTGCCGCGCGGCAAATCGACCTGTGTCACGTCTCCAGTGACAACCATTTTTGAGTCAAAGCCAAGCCTCGTAAGAAACATCTTCATCTGCTCTGGTGTGGTATTCTGGGCTTCGTCAAGAATCACAAACGACGATTCCAAGGTACGTCCCCGCATATAGGCCAACGGGGCAATCTCAATATTATTTCGTTCCATCGCTCGGATTACCTGCTCCGGTCCGTATACGTCGTACAATCCGTCGTACAGCGGTCGCAAGTACGGATCAACCTTTTCCTGCAGATCTCCCGGCAAAAAGCCCAAGCTTTCACCCGCTTCAACGGCAGGTCTGGTTAAAATGATGCGCTTGACATCTCCGCGTTTTAGAGCCATTACAGCCATTGCTACAGCCAAATAGGTTTTTCCTGTTCCCGCAGGACCAATCCCAAATACAACATCCAGCTTGTTAATCGCTTCAACGTAACGCCGCTGCCCCAAGGTTTTGGCCCGAATAACTTTACCTTTAAACGTCGTTGCGATTTCTGCAGAGTACACTGCAGGCAACTCTTCTATTTGATGATTCTTTGCCAAGTCTATTGCGTAGCGGTAGTCATTATCAGACAAACGCACACCCATTTTGGTTAGTTTCGCGATGACCTGAACCAAGGCGTACATTTGATTGACTTCGTCTTCATCACCGCTAAAAGACAATTCTGTTCCACGAATGACCACTTTTGCCTGATAGGCTTTGTCCAGCAAACCAAGTAACACATCATGTGGACCAAGAACAGACATAGACTCTTCATTGTTGGCAAATGCCCACTTACGAACCGCTTGGTTCTGCATCAAACAACAACCATCTCCTCAGTGCATACACAATTAATCAGGGTTTTCGTTTTCATCGATTCGGTCTTCAGTTCACATCTTCAGTTCACATCTTCAGTACGCATTTATGTCGCTTTCATGTGCTACGTCGCTTTCGCTTCGCTGCCCGGTGGCCTTTTAATTGCCCCGAACTTCAGCCCTGCTTTGCTTTGTTGGAAGTGGGCTGATTACCTGTCTTTGTCTTATCTTCGCTCTGCTGTGGAATCGGCTTTGCGACGCCGATATCCTCCTCTGCGCGAATCCATACTTTTGCGTATAGCTTACCACGGGAGACTTCGGTGTGTAAAACTGTCTTAGACAAAAGCGATCCATCCGATCCTATTTTACTCCGCACATCCTGCTCCGCCAACTTGATTGCCTTCGCCTTTGCCGCCTTCTCAGAGTCCGTAAAAGCCAATTTCTGAACCTGATGGTGTGTAACGATGCTCCATTGCAGAGGCAGTTGATATTTTCCCAGATGCCAAGATGTCGATTCAGTTGTTTGTAACTGCTCTGCGTAATGAGGCGTTTTCCAGCCCCACAAGTGCAATCCTAGCCCACCTATCATTAAATAGTCCTGCTTGTATTTCGATCCGGTGAGCCCCTTTCTCGCAACCTTCAACGGCACCGTCACATCCGAGGTGTACCATACCTCAGCCATGACTTTGCCGGCTGCGGGCACCTGAGCAGCCCCATCCCCCATCGCACCAGAGATAATGACTTCACCGGAATGGACAACCTGCCCCGGTTTTACGAGAACTTGTCCTCTGGTAGCTAGAACCCGTTGAATAACCGCTGGCTTGGATGCCACAATGTTATGCGGTTGAGTCGACTTTTCGTCAACGCCTTTAATTTTTTCAATTGCCTTTATCGTAGCCTTACTGCCGCGAACATCGACACCAACCCAAATCAGCGACGGAACTTGATTTAATATACTGTCTTGAACTTTCTCTAATCTACCTTTCGTCAGACCTTTCCAAGCACCCGTATACAACCCGGTCTTTGCGGCTGCCTGACGGACCGCGGGTACTGTGTCTTCTTTCACACCCGAGATTGAAATCTGCCAGATTGTCGAACTCAGTCCATAGATGATAGCAAAAAATAAGACAGGCCCCATCAGCATTGTTTTTCTGCGTAACAGCCGTTTCAGCAGAAACGGGAGACCGAGCCGCTCAAGAAAGCGGATGCGCACGTGGAAATGTCGGCATGAAGTATAGACCGTGTCAAAGTCGCGCAATCCAAATACTAATCGAACAGAGGATTGACCATACTGAATCTGCCGCAGCACGACCCCTTTTCGGTGAAGGTCTGTAATTACAGAATGCGTCTCGTCGCCCCGAAGCTCGACATACAGTGCTCCAAACCAAGTGTATTCAAATCCGCCCCATCCGTTCACTTGGACGCACCTCTGGAACTGTAGGATAAACTGGACACACTGCCTCGCAGATGCACCTCTGTAGTCGATGCCAACGTCACGACAAAAGACTCACCGTGAACATGTAAAACCGCGTGACCCACGTCAATATCCACCTGTGTGTCTGAGACCCGCAACAAGGACTCTATGTTCTCAACGATGACTTCATTCCCGTTCAGACAGGTTACACGGGAGACATCCTGTAACGCGTCCGGCGGCAACGAGAGCCATTCTGTAGCAAGCTGCTTCCACCGTCGTTTCATTGAAGGCATGGCTGTCCCTCCTCAAGTCCATTTTTATGATGGAATGAGCCAAGCTATGCCGGTACGGAGTGTCAGTAATCTGAGGGCCGCGCTTTGCCCTTAGCCCCCTGTCCCTGTTGTGCTGCCAACTCCGGTGCTTATTCACTCTTTTGAGCCACAATTCGCCCGAATAAGCTCCTCTGGGATCTCTATTGTCGCACCCCGCACGCGCCCCGCTTGATTTCGGGGAGCCGTCGAGAATTTTGCGTAAGCAGACATGTAAGGTTCCATGCGTTTTACAGTCGTTTGTATTAAAAATAGATTTGGAGGAAGGCGTCCCTTCGGACGCCTTCATACCTTTTCCTACGTATTGTCATTGTCCCTTCGGTTCCCCGTGCGTCTCCCAACCTCATTTCCGGGGGCCAACAAACCCGCGCGGGCCTGGCTAATGTGGGGCCAACTGGGCAATAGACCCCTGACAGGTGCTTATTCACTCGCTCAAGCCACAGTTTGCCCGAATAAGCTCCTCTGGGATCTCTATTGTCGGTCTCCACCCCGGTTTTCGGGGGCCAAGTGGACAATAGACACTTGGCAGGTGCTTATTCACTCTCTTGAGCCACAGTTTGCCCGAATAAGCTCCTCTGGGATCTCTATTGTCGGTCTCCACCCCGGTTTTCGGGGGCCAAGTGGGCAATAGACACTTGACAGGTGCTTATTCACTCTCTCGAGCCACAGTTTGCCCGAATAAGCTCCTCTGGGATCTC
Proteins encoded in this window:
- a CDS encoding diacylglycerol kinase: MSRTHSTWPQAAHFALAGIWGTVCHERNMRIHLWMLTVVSILEIVLRPTLSTVVMVIGASSFVIAAEVMNTAIENAVDLMIGQQYHPLAKAAKDAAAGATLVASFAAVMVGILFLVQMWPWQFRMLSLRHLGGALINVVIACTTLTTIVLSERQYREYRKYGIDGDKSKGGNLGE
- the ybeY gene encoding rRNA maturation RNase YbeY; the protein is MSEGTLTADLDVRYPLPADTGFDSVFVEQVLSAAAESVQQFGEVSVSLVSDEEIHTLNRDYRDVNRPTDVLSFSMLEGNDVDVGIPAAQMLGDIVISWPAALRQAEEYGHSVKRELAFLLVHGFLHLVGYDHQTVEDETEMFAIQEQVLTDLGLTRSADAGRTAEQRTSD
- a CDS encoding HD family phosphohydrolase codes for the protein MNFRKWGQSIRDFLDNEKFRLNRRIRIGIFVGLGLALYLVLIGSILPPSYNFEVGQTSPVTVRAPMTAVDTQATQSAKQAAENKVAKQYAMDPNVEKDAVKSLDTLFAKAVTVDSTKSMSAANKIKALGQVAPRQVTTASLKTLASMNPREITQVKSVSDKIVSNLLGAPFNEQSAAQSNLLVDRQLVSNYDLNRANRVLVQNLVVSVLKPNMVYQQKKTDQARQAAAQSVSNIMIHQGQLIVSKNGVITQRVLDRLKDVGLLRTQPRYGMAIGFALFVALSEGLLASYIERRSPRRNLDNLMLLLLAIIIVLMGVLIAIVKSVINAGGPQWIAYLAPISVGAMLITVLMDSSLAVVASFFLSLFFGAALDYNYWFSLIGFVGSLTGAYGVAKVMHRGTFMRAGFLVAMVNVLAITSMHLVQNDAGSGLKTFSLHFGLGALNGIFSAVLTMGILPFFEGAFGLLTAIRLLELSNPNHRLLKKVLMEAPGTYHHSLIVGNLAEAAAEIVGADPLICRVGAYYHDVGKTRRPLFFVENQMTKENPHDKIAPSLSHLIITSHVSDGLAMLKEAGLPKPIRDVCATHHGTTILWYFYNKAREQDKNGTVKVDDYRYPGPKPKTRENAIVMICDAVEAAVRSMSRPTPNRVEGVIRKIIRDRLEDGQLDECDLTLQDLDVMVGAFMKTLKGIYHSRIEYPDMDKIRKEVAK
- a CDS encoding PhoH family protein; this encodes MQNQAVRKWAFANNEESMSVLGPHDVLLGLLDKAYQAKVVIRGTELSFSGDEDEVNQMYALVQVIAKLTKMGVRLSDNDYRYAIDLAKNHQIEELPAVYSAEIATTFKGKVIRAKTLGQRRYVEAINKLDVVFGIGPAGTGKTYLAVAMAVMALKRGDVKRIILTRPAVEAGESLGFLPGDLQEKVDPYLRPLYDGLYDVYGPEQVIRAMERNNIEIAPLAYMRGRTLESSFVILDEAQNTTPEQMKMFLTRLGFDSKMVVTGDVTQVDLPRGRLSGLIDAAQVLTGVSGVGFHYFTAHDVVRHHLVQRIIDAYEGKPDNGPENR
- the yqfD gene encoding sporulation protein YqfD; its protein translation is MNGWGGFEYTWFGALYVELRGDETHSVITDLHRKGVVLRQIQYGQSSVRLVFGLRDFDTVYTSCRHFHVRIRFLERLGLPFLLKRLLRRKTMLMGPVLFFAIIYGLSSTIWQISISGVKEDTVPAVRQAAAKTGLYTGAWKGLTKGRLEKVQDSILNQVPSLIWVGVDVRGSKATIKAIEKIKGVDEKSTQPHNIVASKPAVIQRVLATRGQVLVKPGQVVHSGEVIISGAMGDGAAQVPAAGKVMAEVWYTSDVTVPLKVARKGLTGSKYKQDYLMIGGLGLHLWGWKTPHYAEQLQTTESTSWHLGKYQLPLQWSIVTHHQVQKLAFTDSEKAAKAKAIKLAEQDVRSKIGSDGSLLSKTVLHTEVSRGKLYAKVWIRAEEDIGVAKPIPQQSEDKTKTGNQPTSNKAKQG
- a CDS encoding YabP/YqfC family sporulation protein, with the translated sequence MPSMKRRWKQLATEWLSLPPDALQDVSRVTCLNGNEVIVENIESLLRVSDTQVDIDVGHAVLHVHGESFVVTLASTTEVHLRGSVSSLSYSSRGASK